A segment of the Lampris incognitus isolate fLamInc1 chromosome 19, fLamInc1.hap2, whole genome shotgun sequence genome:
CGTTTGAACAAGCGTACGTGGGAAAGGACCCATGCCAGGTCCCAGTGGAGTCCTACGACCATCTCCTCACCACATCACCTTTTGAGCCTGCATGCAACCGAGTAAATCACCCGCCAGCGCTTCTTTTACACATGAAGCCccactgacacacagcctggcaGTCTTCAAGTCACGGCTGACCTTGACCTTCGTTTCCTTCACAGGCCTGTTGTTCACCAAAACATTTAACATTTAAATGTTAATAATTTATAACACAATataaatttgttttgttttttttccttcttcttcctctcttagACGATGTTCTGGAGCAAAACGAAAGATTTGGTCCATGAATTCACTATGCATAGAGATTGTTTTCTTACTGCTGAAGATACTCTGTTGGGCTTCATCCTGGATGAACTGACTTGGTGTGGGAAGGAAGGCAGCAAAGGTAAGATGTGGAGGGAGTGTAAAACTCATTACCTTGTAAACGGTGCTGCAGGTTTTAGGTCAAATTATTCGTCTGCAGACCGATGAAATGCAGAAGTGGAGCAATGCGACGTTTCTGCGTTATTTTCACACTTTCGACCACAGCATgcgtgaaaagtgctatataaagaaAAACAATACAAACATTGACAAAACACAGTTGAGACTGAAGTGATAAAAATGCAGTATTGCCAAGTAAGATGCACCTGTGGCAATCATTCAGACTTATTTGCATGACTGCAGCGGACAGCCATTTAGTGGCCATTAATCATCATAATGTGCAAAGGTTAGGTTTTTATCATTGTAACGGTAAAATGCCGCGGCCTTTCAGTTGCATCACTGTTTGTCTGTTCACATATTCAAGGCTAATGTCCTCAGCAGAAGATAGGATTcaactctggaaaaaaaaactaaaatcagACTTTGTCACATCCAGACTGCAGCATGAAATGATCCCGGTTTGATTTACAGTGAGTTCCAGACCGTGGATGTGCTGCTTTATGACCAcagtattacattattgggacccTTGGGGAAAGTCCTTGTTTTCCACATTGCCTGCACATGTATTTTAACCATAGTTTGTTGCATAAGATGGTGCTCTGGTACGCCCTGGTTAAATCCCTTCATATCAATTCATAAGGTCATTTGAGCCAGTACTTTACCTGCTTATAAATTCTCAGAGCTCACACTTCAGTTTTTATTATGGGATGGTAGATGTGCAAGATTTTGCTTTACTCGGTCTACCAAACTTTATATGTATTAGTGTAGAAATCAATAGAGGACGGAAATTGTGCTATATTGCTATGTTTGTTTCTAAAACCAGTGATGCATGGATAAACAGTTCCCTATGATGTTTGCATATAAttggtatgtttgtgtgtgtgtgtgtgtgtgttgtcctagAGACGTTCACCGCAGACTGCCCAGGATGGACTACATGTGTGCACAATCCTGTTCGTTCATTCTGGAAAAGAGTCTCAGCAGCAGTAAGTGCCAGATGAGACCCTGAAGTCTACAGTCCTGCATGTCAATGCAAGCTTCCTGGGACCAAGCCATCGACAGCACTCGTTGTCTCCAGAAATATTACTAAAAAGCCCAACAAAAGTGTGTTTACATATGATAGTGAAACACAATGAAAGATTTAAATTAATGCAAAGCGCCAGGCTGTATCGTATGTTACTGTAACACAGAGGAGAAAagaaatcaggaacatttatttcctggaaataagaaaaaaataaattaaacgaAAAGGTCTTTGGCAGCGCCTGGCTCTTCATCAATAGGGCTTTGTGTCTGTCTCCATGGAAGCACATTGCTTAGCACCCTTCTGAGTGAGCAGCATCCCACACGCTCACAAGAAGCCTCACAGTCTCCCAGTTACTGTCGATATTTGCAAATTACAGCGGCAATATCACATGTGACCTGAGGCCACAGACACAAACTGTTAAAACAATGCGAGGAAACAATTACAACacaagagaaagggggggaaatacaGACAGGAGAGGAAAACAAACAGGCCTTATGAAAAAACTCCCACCTCAGAGATGATAAATGTTGTTTGTGAGAGCACATGTGTGAAAGGATGTGCAGCGTATTGCAGACAGACCCATTGGTGTGTAGCCCACATGTAGTGTGAAATGTCCCTTGACATCTCGTCTCTCTAGTTCGCAGATGTTGCTTGTGGTGATGTCACATCGATGCTTAACGGGTCCATAACCACACCGTTCAGTTCCACAAGGTACGTTGCACTAGTTGATTATGATACTACAATGGGAAAACACACGTCTGACAGCACGACTACGACCACAACCACTGACCTATCAGGCCACCATGTAGCTGTTGGCCTTTGGGAGGAGATTAGCGCAGCATCTTGTAAGGTCCTAATCAATAAAGTACGAATCTCTGAAGAGTGCGTTTTGTTGAATGTATAAATTATAGGGGGTTTTTTTCTGCTCACCTATATGTGAAATGTTAAACATTTAAAGCATAATAAAAtatacaaaaccttttttttgcATTCAACTGCACAAAACTCTTATTTGAACAAGGCACTTAAAACACAGGTACAAACCACTACTTAAACATATTGTAAACTTCCACCTTTCAAAACCCTGTTCCTGTTTGTACATCCAAAAATGAGTTTCAGCCGCTCAAAACTTTGTTTGGACCTTTCAAAACTTTATATGGACCTTATGGCAGCCATAGCAACaggtaccctggctctgctgcacGACAGAAGCTAAGCAAGTGTGGGTTTGgccagtacttggatgggagacctcctgggaaaacgagttgttgctggaagtggtgttggtgggccagtagggggcagtattccctctggtcctaataaaaaacaacaaaaaggccccagtgcagtgatggggacactgtgctctaAGAGATGCCGTCCtccagatgagacattaaaccaaggtcctgactcactgtggtcattaagatcccatggcactcatCATAAAGAGTAGGGAGTTCCCCGATGTCCTGGAAAAATTCCCAATCTGGGTCtcgccatctggccacctaaatcATCCCCCTGTAAttcgctcagtgattcctccctcgccacttcaagctgatgtggggtgagcgttctggcacaaaatggctgccgagcatcacccaggtggtgctacacattggaggTGGTTGAAGTGACttaccccccttcaatgtgaagcactttgggtgtctagataaagcgctatataaatttaatccattattattatgagATGTGACAATTTCCACTCATATTAGACCAGTCATAAACCAGTTGCACCACTTTTATGTTACAGGTAAAAACCCAAACGcacaacacacagacagggaggCTACAGTGACACTCAGTTTAATAGTCGAGGGAAGGCAGGGATCCGTACACAGGAAATCAGTCCGACAGGCAACCAGATAGACAAGGGGGCAGGCAGACTGGCCAAACAGGTTCAAAGGTCAGCTTCTAGATACCAGGGCTTTCAGTCCAAACAGGCAGCCAGATCCGACGAGGGACAGGCAAGAGAAACAAGGTCCAGGAAACTGGCACAAGACTTCCAACACGGGTAGACCGGAAGAATGAGAGTTGGTGAAACGCGGTGTAGTTTGACTGAACACATAAACATTCAGGTGTGGGATACACGGGGTCGACCGAGGACAAAACACTAGGGGCAAGAACTGACACAACAAGACAGgcgaacttcaaaataaaacaggaaagacaACAGACAATGATAAAGGTAATAGACAGACTGACTCAAAGTGTGGGAGACgttgtaaaatgactgactggggaGACATTGTACCATTTTGCTCACTGTTCCCAAATCAAAATGCTTCTAACCATattaaacaatactaaacatggATATATTTGTCATTAAAGTATCTGACAGGACACTTCTATTTAAATACTTTAATTTGAAAATACGATATTTACAATCCATATATTTGTATATTATCCGTTTCGTTTTTATTCCAGCTGTATAAAGTGTTAACGAGGAGAAACTTAAACCAATATTAGCACACAAGAAGAGGCTTAAATGAGCCGCTGGCTGAGCGATACAATGAAACTGAAGTTACTGTCTTTGACTTGGGAAACTACTCGCCTAAGGccatttgaaaacatgaaaaaacaTGCTCCATAAATTACTGGTGAAGTGTTTGTGTGTCACGATCCATCTGCTGCACGCTATAATCACAGTTACTATCTTGTAATCAAAGTtgcattgtgttttgttttgtttttgcaagtATCTTTGCTACCATTGAGGTGAAAAGACTCAAGTCCCCTAACGTGAAGAGCCTGAATGTTGTTTTGACCACGAATGCGAATGCTGTGTAAGATTTTGCCCTCTTTACCATCTGTCCACATTTAGACCGATATTTGTTTGGATTTCACTCATGAACTTTGAATGTAATTTCTGTAATGGTCAATGAATTTATTGTTTTTATCCATCCAGCTATCTATCAATCAAAATGTATCTCTCTATATGTAGATCTATTTATATATCTAGGTATCTATGTGAAAGTGATATTTGAATGAAAGTGATTTTTGATCAGGATTGTTGCAAATTGATGCTCAAGGTAATTTTCTTCTTAATCAtcagtgtgtttgtttgctttagGACAAATTGCGACAATGCATCTTTAAAGGACTTGCAGAGAGAACTAGACCGAGGAATAAACTACAGCTGCAAGGAGGTGAATGAGTAAGTACAgacaatgaagtgtgtgtgtgtgtgtgtgtgtgtatgt
Coding sequences within it:
- the LOC130130026 gene encoding ADP-ribosyl cyclase/cyclic ADP-ribose hydrolase 1-like — its product is MRRGWCWVGAGLAVVTLSIIIAVPLSLMRATGDFKSTFITKCERFPGKSARHDCLGIWQAFEQAYVGKDPCQVPVESYDHLLTTSPFEPACNRTMFWSKTKDLVHEFTMHRDCFLTAEDTLLGFILDELTWCGKEGSKETFTADCPGWTTCVHNPVRSFWKRVSAAFADVACGDVTSMLNGSITTPFSSTSIFATIEVKRLKSPNVKSLNVVLTTNANAVTNCDNASLKDLQRELDRGINYSCKEVNETKIKRCISDPSIPCRACW